A genomic region of Streptomyces sp. NBC_00247 contains the following coding sequences:
- a CDS encoding 8-amino-7-oxononanoate synthase yields MAFSPFDWTEEESGRRAAAGLVRTLRPRPAATEVLDLASNDYLGLTRHPEVTEAAARAARKWGAGATGSRLVTGSTALHEELEFGLAGFCGSEAALVFSSGYAANLAALTALSRADGLIVSDASNHASIVDGCRLARARTEVVAHADPEAVQKALESHRGPALVVTDSVFSVDGDAAPLSALADVCRSAGAGLVVDDAHGLGVLGAGGRGAPAARGLAGDEGLVVTLTLSKSLGSQGGAVLGPARVIRHLVNTARTFIFDTGLAPAAAGAALASLAVLRREPERAARAREVAVRMHERLTAAGLHSARPDAAVVSVRAPSPESAVRWAADCREAGIAVGCFRPPSVPDGVSRLRLTARADLTDDRVDTALDTIVRTAPRGVA; encoded by the coding sequence ATGGCCTTCTCCCCGTTCGACTGGACAGAGGAGGAGTCCGGTCGCCGCGCCGCCGCCGGACTCGTCCGTACGCTGCGCCCGCGGCCCGCCGCCACCGAGGTGCTGGACCTCGCGAGCAACGACTACCTCGGGCTCACCCGGCACCCCGAGGTGACCGAGGCGGCGGCCCGCGCCGCGCGGAAGTGGGGCGCGGGCGCCACGGGTTCACGCCTGGTCACCGGCTCCACCGCCCTCCATGAAGAACTGGAGTTCGGACTCGCCGGTTTCTGCGGCTCCGAGGCCGCCCTGGTGTTCTCCTCCGGCTACGCGGCGAACCTGGCCGCCCTCACCGCCCTCTCCCGTGCGGACGGCCTCATCGTGTCCGACGCGTCCAACCACGCTTCGATCGTGGACGGTTGCCGACTGGCGCGGGCGAGGACCGAGGTGGTGGCGCACGCGGACCCGGAGGCCGTCCAGAAGGCCCTGGAGTCCCACCGCGGGCCGGCGCTGGTGGTCACCGACTCGGTCTTCTCCGTCGACGGGGACGCGGCCCCACTGTCCGCGCTCGCGGACGTCTGCCGGAGCGCGGGCGCCGGGCTGGTCGTCGACGACGCCCACGGGCTCGGGGTGCTCGGAGCGGGCGGGCGCGGCGCCCCGGCCGCCCGCGGACTGGCGGGGGACGAGGGGCTGGTGGTCACGCTCACCCTCTCCAAGTCCCTCGGCAGTCAGGGCGGCGCGGTCCTGGGACCCGCGCGGGTGATCCGTCATCTGGTCAACACGGCCCGCACGTTCATCTTCGACACCGGTCTCGCGCCCGCCGCCGCGGGGGCCGCGCTCGCGAGCCTCGCGGTGCTGCGCAGGGAGCCGGAACGCGCCGCCCGGGCGCGTGAGGTGGCCGTCCGCATGCACGAACGGCTGACGGCGGCGGGGCTGCACTCGGCACGCCCGGACGCAGCGGTGGTGTCGGTACGGGCGCCTTCCCCCGAGTCGGCCGTCCGCTGGGCGGCGGACTGCCGGGAGGCCGGGATCGCGGTGGGCTGCTTCCGCCCGCCGTCGGTCCCGGACGGCGTCTCGCGTCTGCGGCTCACCGCCCGGGCCGACCTGACGGACGACCGCGTCGACACCGCCCTGGACACGATCGTCCGTACGGCTCCGAGGGGCGTCGCCTGA
- a CDS encoding DUF397 domain-containing protein, with protein sequence MADRPAPPAAPWRRSSRSTGMNNCVETAVYGPGLLSVRDSKAADRAQLSFSAPAWQKFVSGLGEPREDVR encoded by the coding sequence ATGGCCGACCGACCGGCACCGCCCGCCGCACCGTGGCGCCGCAGCAGCCGCAGCACCGGTATGAACAACTGCGTGGAGACAGCGGTATACGGGCCGGGCCTGCTGTCCGTACGCGATTCCAAGGCCGCGGACCGGGCCCAGCTGTCCTTCTCCGCACCCGCCTGGCAAAAATTCGTCTCGGGCCTCGGGGAACCGCGCGAGGACGTGCGCTGA
- a CDS encoding helix-turn-helix domain-containing protein: MGNGPVVRRRKLGEELRTLRHSSGLTSQQAASLLGWHQSKVSRIETGASGVSPADVGRLLDAYAVDDPELRTLLSALAGSADGRDTGWWHAYRGVIPPQYRDFIALEAQAETARTLETSVVPGLLQTADYARSVTESALDGIPGAHLDALVEVRLARQSVLRCDAPLRLTAVLDEAVLRREVGGRRVMRAQLDHLVAMTELPHVQIQLVPFSAGGYVGLTGPFVIFSFPTTSALDVVVLDHLTRSHYLERKEDLEAYGSAFRTMRGRALSPERSRDLITAIRREARP; encoded by the coding sequence ATGGGCAACGGCCCCGTCGTGCGCCGTCGCAAACTCGGTGAGGAGTTGCGGACCCTGCGCCACTCGTCGGGACTCACGAGCCAGCAGGCGGCATCGCTGCTCGGCTGGCACCAGTCGAAGGTGAGCAGGATCGAGACGGGCGCGAGCGGGGTGTCCCCGGCCGATGTCGGCCGTCTGCTCGACGCCTACGCCGTCGACGACCCCGAACTGCGCACCCTGCTCTCGGCGCTGGCCGGATCGGCGGACGGTCGCGACACGGGCTGGTGGCATGCCTACCGGGGTGTCATTCCGCCGCAGTACCGCGATTTCATCGCCCTGGAGGCACAGGCGGAGACGGCCAGGACCCTGGAGACCTCGGTGGTTCCGGGGCTGCTCCAGACCGCCGATTACGCACGGTCGGTCACCGAGTCCGCGCTGGACGGGATACCGGGGGCGCATCTGGACGCCCTGGTCGAAGTGCGGCTCGCCCGCCAGTCGGTGCTGCGGTGCGACGCCCCGCTGCGACTCACCGCCGTGCTCGACGAGGCGGTGCTGCGGCGCGAGGTCGGCGGACGGCGCGTGATGCGGGCCCAGCTGGACCATCTCGTGGCCATGACGGAACTCCCGCACGTGCAGATCCAGTTGGTTCCGTTCAGCGCCGGGGGATACGTCGGCCTGACGGGCCCATTCGTCATTTTCTCTTTTCCGACAACTTCCGCACTGGATGTGGTCGTTCTTGACCACTTGACGCGTAGTCACTACCTGGAACGGAAAGAGGATCTGGAGGCGTACGGTTCCGCTTTCCGCACCATGCGGGGGCGTGCGCTCTCTCCCGAGCGGTCGAGGGACCTCATCACGGCGATCCGCCGCGAGGCGCGGCCGTGA
- a CDS encoding ATP-binding protein, whose amino-acid sequence MADHQEAHVTLPSDPVSVSAARRHVARVLAEWGMHDDTEEAGTILLIVSELTTNAVLHTLGQSPTFTVRLVLDRDEELRLEVTDSHPRWPRRLPAAVQQDNGRGLAIIRALAKECGGGFGVTPTEEGGKTVWVTLPWSVPVRG is encoded by the coding sequence ATGGCAGACCATCAGGAAGCACATGTCACCCTGCCGAGCGATCCGGTGTCGGTGTCCGCGGCCCGCAGACATGTGGCCCGCGTACTCGCGGAGTGGGGCATGCACGACGACACGGAGGAAGCCGGGACGATCCTGCTGATCGTCTCGGAACTCACGACCAACGCGGTCCTGCACACACTCGGTCAGTCACCCACGTTCACGGTGCGGCTGGTGCTCGACCGCGACGAGGAACTGCGTCTGGAGGTGACCGACAGCCACCCCCGGTGGCCCAGACGGCTGCCCGCGGCGGTGCAGCAGGACAACGGGCGCGGACTGGCCATCATCAGGGCGCTGGCCAAGGAGTGCGGCGGAGGGTTCGGTGTCACCCCCACCGAGGAAGGCGGCAAGACCGTGTGGGTCACCCTGCCCTGGTCGGTGCCGGTACGGGGCTGA
- a CDS encoding C40 family peptidase, which translates to MTAQVRVPSLLTRAGTASVLTLALSSTMLAPGLVSDAEAATTARASKALRIAASKKGSPYQWGATGPRRFDCSGLTLYSFKRVGKKLPRTAQQQYNKTRHITSSQRRKGDLVFFHSGRSVYHVGIYAGNGKIWHSPKTGSVVRLERIWTKRVWYGRVR; encoded by the coding sequence ATGACTGCGCAGGTTCGTGTCCCGTCTCTGCTCACCCGGGCCGGTACGGCCTCGGTCCTCACGCTGGCCCTCAGCTCGACGATGCTGGCCCCCGGTCTGGTGTCCGACGCCGAGGCGGCCACCACCGCCCGCGCGTCCAAAGCGCTCCGGATCGCCGCGTCGAAGAAGGGTTCCCCCTACCAGTGGGGGGCCACCGGGCCCCGCAGGTTCGACTGCTCCGGGCTGACGCTCTACTCGTTCAAGAGGGTCGGCAAGAAGCTGCCCCGTACGGCGCAGCAGCAGTACAACAAGACGCGCCACATCACCTCCTCGCAGCGCAGGAAGGGTGATCTGGTCTTCTTCCACAGTGGTCGCAGCGTCTACCACGTGGGCATCTACGCCGGCAACGGCAAGATCTGGCACTCGCCGAAGACCGGTTCCGTGGTCCGGCTGGAGCGGATCTGGACGAAGCGGGTCTGGTACGGGCGGGTGCGCTGA
- a CDS encoding MerR family transcriptional regulator has translation MGRVARLAGVSVRTLHHYDEIGLVRPSGRTAAGYRAYSAGDVERLREVLAYRRLGFGLREVAELVGDPSADAVAHLRRLRGLLLERRDRADAMVAAIDRELGTRAKGMRVTPEEQLEMLGARLYDEIGGAYPATRRTEPRIAAQIWDALGDARTVLNVGAGTGSYEPADRVVTAVEPSAVMRAQRPAGSAPCVAATAEGLPFRDRSFDVAMAVSTVHHWADPMAGLREMRRVARRVVVLTFDTDEPGWPDRFWLTRDYLPEFVGVLAGFPSLAGMAEAIGARAAPVPVPWDCADGLFEAYWRRPEAYLEDHVRRAMSVWTRVGPEAEQRAVRSLGDDLGSGRWAERNGDLVGLDAADLGLRLLVA, from the coding sequence GTGGGGCGGGTGGCCCGACTGGCCGGCGTGAGCGTCCGCACGCTGCACCACTACGACGAGATCGGGCTCGTCCGCCCGTCGGGGCGGACCGCGGCCGGGTACCGGGCCTACTCGGCGGGCGACGTGGAGCGGCTGCGGGAGGTACTCGCCTACCGGCGGCTGGGCTTCGGTCTGCGGGAAGTCGCGGAACTCGTCGGCGACCCGTCCGCCGACGCGGTCGCGCATCTGCGCCGACTGCGCGGCCTGCTGCTGGAGCGACGCGATCGGGCCGACGCCATGGTGGCGGCCATCGACAGGGAACTCGGGACGCGGGCGAAGGGAATGCGGGTGACACCGGAGGAGCAACTGGAGATGCTCGGCGCACGGCTGTACGACGAGATCGGCGGCGCCTACCCCGCGACACGGCGTACCGAGCCGCGGATCGCCGCGCAGATCTGGGACGCGCTCGGCGACGCGCGGACGGTGCTGAACGTCGGGGCCGGAACGGGTTCCTACGAGCCCGCCGACCGCGTCGTCACCGCGGTGGAGCCGTCGGCGGTCATGCGGGCACAGCGGCCGGCCGGATCGGCGCCGTGCGTGGCCGCCACGGCGGAGGGACTCCCGTTCAGGGACCGGTCCTTCGACGTCGCGATGGCCGTCTCCACCGTCCACCACTGGGCGGATCCGATGGCGGGGCTGCGCGAGATGCGCCGTGTGGCCCGGCGCGTGGTGGTGCTGACGTTCGACACCGACGAGCCCGGATGGCCGGACCGGTTCTGGCTCACCCGCGACTACCTGCCCGAGTTCGTCGGCGTCCTGGCGGGATTCCCCTCACTCGCGGGGATGGCAGAGGCGATCGGTGCCCGCGCCGCGCCGGTGCCCGTTCCGTGGGACTGCGCCGACGGCTTGTTCGAGGCGTACTGGCGTCGGCCGGAGGCGTATCTGGAGGACCACGTGCGCCGTGCGATGTCGGTGTGGACGAGGGTCGGGCCGGAGGCCGAGCAGCGGGCGGTACGAAGCCTCGGCGACGACCTCGGCTCAGGCCGTTGGGCCGAACGCAACGGCGACCTCGTCGGCCTCGATGCCGCAGATCTCGGCCTCCGCCTGCTCGTCGCCTGA
- a CDS encoding urease subunit gamma: protein MQLTPHEQERLLIHVAADVAERRRSRGLRLNHPEAVALITSHILEGARDGRTVGELMASGRKVLTRADVMDGIPEMIHDVQVEATFPDGTKLVTVHDPIV, encoded by the coding sequence GTGCAACTCACCCCGCACGAGCAGGAGCGACTGCTCATCCATGTGGCCGCCGACGTCGCCGAGAGACGCCGGTCGCGCGGCCTGCGGCTCAACCACCCGGAGGCGGTCGCGCTGATCACCTCTCACATCCTGGAAGGCGCGCGCGACGGCCGGACCGTCGGTGAACTCATGGCGTCCGGACGCAAGGTGCTCACCCGCGCCGACGTCATGGACGGCATTCCGGAGATGATCCACGACGTCCAGGTGGAGGCCACCTTCCCGGACGGCACCAAACTCGTCACCGTCCACGACCCGATCGTCTGA
- a CDS encoding urease subunit beta has translation MIPGEILYADGAVPINEGRPVTRLTVLNAADRPVQVGSHYHFAEANPGLDFDRGAARGLRLNIAAGTAVRFEPGIPVDVELVPLAGARIVPGLRGKTGGALDG, from the coding sequence GTGATTCCCGGAGAGATCCTGTACGCGGACGGGGCCGTGCCGATCAACGAGGGCCGCCCCGTCACCCGTCTCACCGTCCTCAACGCGGCCGACCGGCCCGTCCAGGTCGGCTCCCACTACCACTTCGCCGAGGCCAACCCCGGTCTCGACTTCGACCGCGGGGCGGCCCGCGGCCTGCGGCTCAACATCGCCGCCGGGACGGCCGTGCGCTTCGAGCCCGGCATTCCCGTGGACGTCGAACTCGTCCCGCTCGCCGGCGCGCGCATCGTGCCCGGCCTGCGCGGTAAGACCGGAGGTGCCCTCGATGGCTGA
- a CDS encoding urease subunit alpha yields MAELDRAVYADLFGPTTGDRIRLADTSLLVEIEEDRSGGPGRAGDEAVFGGGKVIRESMGQARTTRAEGAPDTVITGVVVIDHWGIVKADVGIRDGRITGIGKAGNPDTMDGVHPDLVIGPETEIIAGNGKILTAGAIDAHVHFISPTLVDQALSSGITTLVGGGTGPAEGTKATTVTPGSWHLARMFEALEGYPVNIGLLGKGNTMSREAMRAQLRGGALGFKIHEDWGATPAVIDACLRVCEESGAQLAIHTDTLNEAGFVADTLAAIAGRTIHAYHTEGAGGGHAPDIITVVSEPYVLPSSTNPTRPHTVNTIEEHLDMLMVCHHLNPAVPEDLAFAESRIRPSTIAAEDILHDLGAISIISSDSQAMGRIGEVVLRTWQTAHVMKNRRGALPGDGAADNHRVRRYVAKYTINPAVAQGLDREIGSVESGKLADLVLWDPAFFGVKPRLVIKGGQIAYAQMGDANASIPTPQPVLPRPMFGAVGRAPAANSFNFVSTAAIEDGLPERLGLGKRFVPITSTRGVTKADMRENDALPRVQVDPDSFAVTIDGDLVEPAPAAELPMTQRYFLF; encoded by the coding sequence ATGGCTGAACTCGACCGTGCCGTCTACGCCGACCTGTTCGGCCCGACCACCGGCGACCGTATCCGGCTCGCCGACACCTCTCTGCTCGTGGAGATCGAGGAGGACCGCTCGGGCGGCCCCGGACGGGCCGGCGACGAGGCGGTGTTCGGCGGCGGGAAGGTGATCCGGGAGTCCATGGGCCAGGCCCGCACCACGCGCGCCGAGGGCGCCCCCGACACGGTGATCACCGGTGTGGTCGTCATCGACCACTGGGGGATCGTCAAGGCGGACGTCGGCATCCGCGACGGGCGGATCACCGGCATCGGCAAGGCCGGGAACCCCGACACCATGGACGGGGTCCACCCCGACCTCGTCATCGGGCCGGAGACGGAGATCATCGCGGGGAACGGCAAGATCCTGACCGCGGGCGCCATCGACGCGCACGTCCACTTCATCTCGCCGACCCTCGTGGACCAGGCGCTGTCGTCCGGGATCACCACCCTCGTCGGCGGCGGTACCGGACCGGCCGAGGGCACCAAGGCGACCACCGTCACCCCCGGCTCCTGGCACCTCGCCCGGATGTTCGAGGCCTTGGAGGGGTACCCCGTCAACATCGGGCTCCTCGGCAAGGGCAACACCATGTCCCGCGAGGCCATGCGGGCCCAACTGCGCGGCGGCGCTCTCGGATTCAAGATCCACGAGGACTGGGGGGCGACTCCCGCCGTCATCGACGCCTGTCTGCGGGTCTGCGAGGAGAGCGGCGCCCAGCTCGCCATCCACACGGACACCCTCAACGAGGCCGGTTTCGTGGCGGACACCCTCGCCGCCATCGCCGGCCGCACCATCCACGCGTACCACACCGAGGGGGCCGGCGGCGGGCACGCGCCCGACATCATCACCGTCGTCTCGGAGCCCTACGTCCTGCCGAGCTCCACCAACCCGACCCGACCGCACACCGTCAACACCATCGAGGAACACCTCGACATGCTGATGGTCTGCCACCACCTCAACCCGGCCGTCCCCGAGGATCTGGCGTTCGCCGAGTCGCGCATCCGGCCCTCCACCATCGCCGCCGAGGACATCCTGCACGACCTCGGCGCCATCTCGATCATCTCCTCCGACTCCCAGGCCATGGGGCGGATCGGCGAGGTCGTCCTGCGCACCTGGCAGACCGCGCACGTCATGAAGAACCGCCGGGGCGCGCTCCCCGGTGACGGTGCGGCCGACAACCACCGGGTGCGTCGCTATGTCGCCAAATACACGATCAACCCGGCGGTGGCCCAGGGGCTCGACCGTGAGATCGGCTCGGTCGAGTCCGGGAAGCTCGCCGACCTCGTCCTCTGGGACCCCGCCTTCTTCGGGGTGAAGCCGCGACTGGTCATCAAGGGCGGCCAGATCGCGTACGCCCAGATGGGCGATGCGAACGCGTCCATCCCGACCCCCCAGCCGGTTCTGCCGCGTCCCATGTTCGGCGCCGTCGGCAGGGCTCCCGCCGCCAACTCCTTCAACTTCGTCTCCACCGCCGCGATCGAGGACGGGCTGCCCGAGCGCCTCGGTCTCGGCAAGCGGTTCGTGCCGATCACCAGCACCCGGGGGGTCACCAAGGCAGACATGCGGGAGAACGACGCGCTGCCCCGCGTGCAGGTCGACCCGGACAGCTTCGCCGTGACGATCGACGGAGACCTCGTCGAACCCGCACCGGCCGCCGAACTGCCCATGACCCAACGTTATTTCCTCTTCTGA
- a CDS encoding urease accessory protein UreF, which produces MSRAALLVLADGRFPAGGHAHSGGAEPAVTAGRIRDAGDLADFCRGRLHTTGLAAAALAAAAALGHDPLALDEAADARTPSPALRATARKLGRQLMRAARSTWPSPALDALAAARPRGAHQPVVLGLTAASAGLTPEDAAYCAAYEAVGGPSTAVVRLLSLDPFEATAVLARLTPELDRVAERAAAAARQGIDALPAASAPLLDIAAETHATWPVRLFAS; this is translated from the coding sequence ATGTCACGCGCAGCCCTGCTCGTCCTCGCCGACGGCCGGTTCCCCGCCGGAGGCCACGCCCACTCCGGCGGCGCCGAACCGGCCGTCACGGCGGGACGTATCCGCGACGCGGGCGACCTCGCCGACTTCTGCCGGGGCCGTCTGCACACCACCGGCCTCGCCGCCGCCGCACTCGCCGCGGCGGCGGCCCTGGGCCACGACCCGCTCGCGCTCGACGAGGCGGCGGACGCCCGCACACCCTCACCCGCCCTGCGGGCCACTGCCCGCAAGCTCGGCCGTCAGCTGATGAGGGCCGCCAGGTCCACCTGGCCGAGTCCCGCCCTGGACGCGCTCGCGGCCGCCCGGCCACGCGGCGCCCACCAGCCCGTCGTCCTCGGACTCACCGCCGCCTCGGCCGGCCTGACCCCCGAGGACGCCGCGTACTGCGCCGCGTACGAGGCGGTCGGCGGGCCCTCCACCGCCGTCGTCCGGCTGCTCTCGCTCGACCCCTTCGAGGCCACCGCCGTCCTCGCGCGGCTCACCCCCGAACTCGACCGCGTCGCCGAACGCGCCGCTGCCGCCGCCCGGCAGGGCATCGACGCCCTCCCCGCGGCATCGGCCCCGCTGCTCGACATCGCCGCCGAGACGCACGCCACCTGGCCGGTCCGCCTCTTCGCCTCGTAG